The DNA window TAGGGTCTTGGCACCATTCTTGGTCTGGCCCCTCCCTTGAGACCACTTTGCTCTGGCGACCCTAccggagcacaaagctccagaccacacagccctcaggttcgcagggacacacaaacctctccaccctCCACCACGATGAGGTGATGGTTCTCGGAGAggtcaataaacagtataaattattattatagacacacacacacacacacacacacacacacacacagagaacatgaGATCCAACACAGCTCATTAATCTATTAGAAGATGTCTAATGTCTAAAAACCTGCAGCTAGAGGGCGCTATCTGCTCGCAGTGggtcatagtgtgtgtgtgtgtgtgtgtgtgtgtgtgtgtgtgtgtgtcaggctgCAGGACCTGAAGTGTGACAGCACGGCCCCCTGCAGCGGCAGTGGGACTCCCCAGACCGTCAGCAGCTCGGTACGAGTCCTGGCTCAGGCCCTCGCTCACATTGAGCAAGGCATCGAGAGACGATTCCTCAAAGCTCCACTGGGTgggtgtctctgtgtctctccttctgtctcttctctttgtctgtctctgtctctctttgtctctgtctctctgcctctgtctgtctccgtctctctgcctctgtgtgtctgtctctccaggAACAGACATAATACTCAGtggaagtctcttgttagctaCATGCTAGAGAACCCTAATGGTttaaacacccccccccccccccccccccccccccccccccccccaggtgatGAAGACTCAAAGAAAGAccagaagacaaaaaagaacaagaagagaGACGAGGACCAGGCCAGTGAAGGTACCA is part of the Etheostoma cragini isolate CJK2018 unplaced genomic scaffold, CSU_Ecrag_1.0 ScbMSFa_3447, whole genome shotgun sequence genome and encodes:
- the LOC117940842 gene encoding bromodomain adjacent to zinc finger domain protein 1A-like, which encodes MRRARGRYLLAVGHSVCVCVCVCVCVCVRLQDLKCDSTAPCSGSGTPQTVSSSVRVLAQALAHIEQGIERRFLKAPLGDEDSKKDQKTKKNKKRDEDQASEDGSDSGRVMKTVLERWRESLQSCSSLSQVFVHLSSLERSVLWSRSVLNARCRICRRKGDADNMLLCDGCDRGHHTHCLRPRLK